In one Oryza glaberrima chromosome 2, OglaRS2, whole genome shotgun sequence genomic region, the following are encoded:
- the LOC127761231 gene encoding monosaccharide-sensing protein 2-like codes for MSGAALVAIAASIGNLLQGWDNATIAGAVLYIKKEFKLESEPTVEGLIVAMSLIGATIITTFSGPVSDWIGRRPMLILSSILYFLSSLIMLWSPNVYVLLLARLIDGFGIGLAVTLVPLYISETAPSEIRGLLNTLPQFSGSGGMFLSYCMVFGMSLLPSPDWRIMLGVLAIPSLFFFGLTIFYLPESPRWLVSKGRMAEAKKVLQKLRGREDVSGEMALLVEGLEVGADTSIEEYIIGPAIEPADEHVVDGDKDQITLYGPEEGQSWIARPSKGPSILGSVLSLTSRHGSMVNQSVPLMDPIVTLFGSVHENMPHAGGSMRSTLFPNFGSMFSVTDQHPKVDQWDEENLHRDDEEYASDGAGGDYEDNVHSPLLSRQTTSAEGKDIAHHAHRGSALSMRRRSLLEEGGEAVSSTGIGGGWQLAWKWSEREGEDGKKEGGFKRIYLHQEEVPGSRRGSVISLPGGGDAPEGSEFIHAAALVSQPALYSKDIIEQRMSGPAMIHPSEAAAKGSSWKDLFEPGVRRALLVGVGIQILQQFAGINGVLYYTPQILEQAGVAVLLSNLGLSSASASILISSLTTLLMLPSIGLAMRLMDISGRRFLLLGTIPVLIVSLVVLVVSNVIDLGTVAHAALSTISVIIYFCCFVMGFGPIPNILCAEIFPTRVRGICIAICALTFWIGDIIVTYSLPVMLNAIGLAGVFGIYAVVCSIAFVFVFLKVPETKGMPLEVITEFFAVGAKQMQATKA; via the exons ATGTCGGGTGCTGCTCTCGTCGCAATCGCGGCCTCCATCGGCAACCTGCTGCAGGGATGGGACAATGCCACCATTGCAG GTGCTGTACTATACATAAAGAAGGAATTCAAGCTAGAAAGTGAGCCCACTGTGGAGGGGCTAATCGTGGCCATGTCACTGATTGGTGCAACCATCATCACAACATTCTCAGGGCCGGTATCAGACTGGATCGGCCGGCGCCCTATGCTCATTCTCTCTTCAATTCTCTACTTCCTCAGCAGCCTCATCATGCTATGGTCCCCGAATGTCTATGTGTTACTGCTCGCACGCCTTATAGATGGATTCGGCATCGGCTTGGCTGTCACACTTGTACCTTTGTACATCTCAGAGACAGCTCCTTCAGAGATCAGGGGTTTGCTGAATACACTGCCACAGTTCAGTGGGTCAGGAGGGATGTTCTTGTCCTACTGCATGGTGTTTGGGATGTCACTGTTGCCGTCACCTGACTGGAGAATTATGCTTGGTGTTCTCGCAATCCCTTCGTTGTTTTTCTTCGGATTGACAATATTCTATCTGCCAGAATCACCAAGATGGCTTGTCAGCAAAGGGCGGATGGCTGAGGCAAAGAAGGTATTACAAAAATTACGTGGGAGAGAGGATGTCTCAG GAGAAATGGCTCTTCTTGTTGAAGGTTTGGAGGTTGGAGCTGACACTTCCATTGAAGAGTACATCATCGGACCGGCTATAGAGCCAGCTGATGAGCATGTTGTTGATGGCGATAAGGACCAAATAACACTGTACGGGCCTGAAGAGGGCCAATCATGGATTGCTCGACCTTCCAAGGGACCCAGCATTCTTGGAAGTGTGCTTTCTCTTACATCTCGTCATGGCAGCATGGTGAACCAGAGCGTGCCACTTATGGATCCTATAGTCACGCTTTTCGGCAGTGTCCATGAGAACATGCCTCATGCTGGAGGAAGCATGCGGAGTACATTGTTTCCCAACTTTGGTAGTATGTTTAGTGTGACAGATCAGCACCCCAAGGTTGATCAATGGGATGAGGAGAACCTTCATAGGGATGATGAGGAATACGCGTCTGATGGTGCTGGAGGTGACTATGAAGACAATGTCCACAGCCCGTTGCTGTCTCGACAGACCACGAGCGCAGAAGGGAAGGACATTGCACACCATGCTCATCGTGGAAGTGCTCTGAGTATGAGAAGAAGAAGCCTCTTGGAAGAGGGTGGCGAGGCGGTGAGCAGCACTGGCATTGGTGGGGGATGGCAGCTTGCATGGAAATGGTCAGAGCGAGAAGGCGAGGATGGTaagaaggaaggaggatttAAAAGGATCTACTTGCACCAAGAGGAAGTGCCAGGATCAAGAAGGGGCTCAGTTATTTCACTTCCTGGTGGAGGGGACGCTCCTGAAGGCAGCGAATTCATACATGCTGCCGCTTTGGTAAGCCAACCAGCACTTTACTCCAAGGATATCATTGAACAGCGTATGTCCGGTCCAGCCATGATTCATCCATCAGAGGCAGCTGCCAAAGGTTCAAGCTGGAAAGATTTGTTTGAACCTGGAGTGAGGCGTGCGTTGTTAGTCGGTGTTGGAATTCAAATCCTTCAACAG TTTGCTGGAATAAATGGGGTTCTCTATTACACTCCACAAATACTTGAGCAAGCGGGGGTGGCAGTTCTCCTTTCCAATCTTGGCCTCAGTTCAGCATCAGCTTCCATCTTGATCAGTTCTCTGACCACCCTACTGATGCTTCCTAGCATTGGTTTAGCCATGAGACTTATGGACATCTCTGGAAGAAG GTTTCTGCTTCTGGGCACAATTCCAGTCTTGATAGTATCTCTAGTTGTCTTGGTTGTGTCCAATGTTATCGACCTGGGTACAGTGGCCCACGCCGCACTCTCCACAATCAGCGTCATCATCTACTTCTGCTGCTTCGTCATGGGATTCGGTCCGATCCCCAACATTCTGTGTGCGGAGATCTTCCCCACTAGGGTCCGCGGCATCTGCATTGCCATCTGCGCCCTGACATTCTGGATTGGTGATATCATAGTCACCTACAGCCTCCCTGTGATGCTGAATGCCATCGGCCTAGCAGGTGTCTTTGGTATATACGCAGTTGTTTGCTCGATTGCCTTCGTGTTCGTCTTCCTCAAGGTCCCCGAGACGAAGGGCATGCCGCTCGAAGTCATCACCGAGTTCTTCGCTGTTGGTGCAAAGCAAATGCAGGCTACAAAGGCCTAA
- the LOC127761230 gene encoding kinesin-like protein KIN-14D isoform X1 has protein sequence MSSSNNAAAAVASPDPSRRREDVVGWLLALFPDLPLPPPPEATDEDLRAALATGRLLCALLRRLCPGALLDDASTDNVGRFRAAVERMGVAKFSASDLERGQMTAVVNCILALKDRFGLRGGDDHRNPGFLTRCDSEGGRKRVESKLQRMLTSPIMSEPSSPVLGSDPYSPSQVFQLKQGGYADQLGGKYSDLLKSTSLDNAPTQSLLGVFNSILDESIERKNGQIPYRIACLLRKVILEIERRISTQAGHIRNQNNLIKAREEKYQSRIRVLEVLAGGMEKDKFGDKGQLAVEDMERLMKYQDDVVRLMKENEDLVRLLREKEDMVRLLKEKEDMVRLLKEKEGMINLKTVKAEETQRIEDEEYRIIKEKDDALDRLVKEKEEMIRLLKEKDDVVRLMKEKEDLLNLEKGEVEGTTKMTDDNKDRLIKEKNDVVLRLTEEKEEMVRLLKEKEDIIRLMKEKEDMVYLEKGEVEDRKQMTDDIKDKLIKEKDDIVFRLTKEKEEIIKLLEEKEDIIILMKEKEDMVNLGKGEDEDRKQMADDNKDRLIKEKDDIVVRLTKEKEEIIKEKDDIVVRLTKEKEEIIKLLEEKEDIISLMKQKEDMFMSIKEKENKAELKKIADEDAARSIKDKAEIMRLMKEKEDGDNTILKLKKESETLRSSYEESCRLLESKKEDVARLLTDKENNDSIISELKKELEETKRLHEAHSQQLETKAAQVSKELEQRIEEVKLMLDDSTKRRIELEELSETRIQFWKKKEVVINQFVSLQVQNVQDLKLSSVSVRHEILNCQNKWSEELAGLGKSLKVVTNTAEKYHGALAENRKLFNEIQELKGNIRVYCRIRPFRPGEDDKSSSVEYIGDNGELVLSNPTKQGKEGGKNFTFNKVFGPITTQDAVFKDIQPLIRSVLDGYNVCIFAYGQTGSGKTYTMMGPEKATEKEWGVNYRALNDLFNISHDRRDTITYELGVQMIEIYNEQIRDLLGSGGVQKKLGIQNTIQPNGLAVPDATMCPVTSTSHVIELMQTGHDNRAMSATALNERSSRSHSVVTIHVRGQDLKTGNTLRGALHLVDLAGSERVDRSAVTGDRLKEAQHINKSLAALGDVIFSLSQKNAHVPYRNSKLTQVLQTSLGGHAKTLMFVQVNPDVSSYTETLSTLKFAERVSGVELGVARSNKEGKEGKDVKELMDQLSLLKDTISKKDEEIDRLQVLNSSTRLKPTRQADSVLKHSSSSPGITSLGKGTSVGSGAASDLDNFSDTSDRQSEAGSMLSVDPEISGLADVDSDGRLSDASDGISMGAEADSSVSNVADQEQEKTSNTAAKERLTRAVNRVQKLTLPKAGQSSSLRPKPRDPAPARSSAATGVRKSSTSQATPPLARNNSTLKRGP, from the exons ATGTCCAGCAGCaacaatgccgccgccgccgtcgcctcgcctgaCCCAT cgaggcggcgggaggacgtCGTCGGGTGGTTGCTGGCGCTGTTCCCGgacctgccgctgccgcctccgccggaggCCACCGACGAGGacctccgcgccgcgctcgccacGGGGAGGCTGCTCTGCGCGCTGCTCCGGAGGCTCTGCCCGGGGGCCCTCCTCGACGACGCCTCCACCGACAACGTCGGCAGgttccgcgccgccgtcgagcggaTGGGCGTCGCCAAGTTCAGCGCCTCCGACCTCGAGAGG GGCCAAATGACGGCTGTTGTGAACTGCATCCTTGCCCTCAAGGATCGGTTCGGAttgcgcggcggcgatgaccaCCGGAACCCTGGTTTCCTGACCAGATGCGACAGCGAAGGGGGCCGGAAGCGCGTCGAATCCAAGCTGCAAAGGATGCTCACTAGCCCAATTATGTCAG AGCCATCCAGCCCTGTGTTAGGATCCGATCCGTATTCGCCGTCGCAGGTATTTCAGCTCAAGCAAGGAGGATATGCTGATCAGCTCGGTGGCAAATATTCAGACTTGCTGAAATCCACTAGCTTGGAT AATGCACCTACGCAGTCACTTCTGGGTGTTTTCAACAGCATCCTTGATGAGAGCATTGAGAGGAAGAATGGACAAATACCTTAT CGCATTGCTTGCTTGCTGAGGAAGGTCATACTAGAGATTGAGAGGCGCATTTCCACCCAGGCTGGGCATATACGGAAC CAAAATAACCTGATTAAAGCTCGCGAAGAGAAGTATCAGTCAAGGATAAGAGTGCTAGAGGTGTTAGCTGGTGGG ATGGAGAAAGACAAGTTTGGAGATAAAGGGCAACTAGCAGTGGAGGATATGGAAAGGTTAATGAAGTACCAGGATGATGTTGTTAGATTGATGAAAGAAAATGAGGATTTGGTGAGGTTGCTGAGAGAGAAGGAAGATATGGTTAGGTTGCTAAAGGAGAAAGAAGATATGGTTAGATTGCTGAAGGAGAAAGAAGGCATGATTAACTTGAAAACAGTCAAAGCTGAAGAAACACAACGAATAGAAGATGAAGAATATAGGATAATTAAGGAGAAGGATGATGCTTTAGATAGATTGGTGAAGGAAAAGGAAGAAATGATTCGGTTGTTGAAGGAGAAGGATGATGTAGTTAGACTAATGAAGGAGAAGGAAGATTTGCTTAACTTGGAAAAAGGTGAAGTTGAGGGTACAACTAAAATGACAGATGACAATAAAGACAGGTTGATTAAGGAGAAGAATGATGTTGTGCTTAGGTTGacagaggagaaggaagagatGGTTAGGTTACTAAAGGAGAAGGAAGATATAATTAGACTTATGAAGGAGAAGGAAGATATGGTTTACTTGGAAAAAGGGGAGGTTGAGGATAGAAAGCAAATGACAGATGACATTAAAGACAAATTGATTAAGGAGAAAGATGATATAGTGTTTAGGTTGACAAAGGAGAAGGAAGAGATAATTAAGTTGCTTGAAGAAAAGGAAGATATAATTATACTTATGAAGGAGAAGGAAGATATGGTTAACTTGGGAAAAGGTGAGGATGAGGACAGAAAGCAAATGGCAGATGACAATAAAGACAGGCTGATTAAGGAGAAAGATGATATAGTAGTTAGGTTAACAAAGGAGAAGGAAGAGATAATTAAGGAGAAAGATGATATAGTAGTTAGGTTAACAAAGGAGAAGGAAGAGATAATTAAGTTGCTTGAAGAAAAGGAAGATATAATTAGTTTGATGAAGCAGAAGGAAGACATGTTCATGTCTATCAAGGAGAAGGAAAATAAGGCTGAATTGAAGAAAATCGCGGATGAAGATGCAGCAAGGTCAATTAAGGATAAGGCTGAGATAATGAGGTTGATGAAGGAGAAAGAAGATGGTGACAATACCATTTTGAAACTTAAGAAGGAATCGGAAACATTAAGATCATCATACGAGGAGAGCTGCAGGTTGTTAGAATCTAAGAAGGAAGATGTGGCCAGGCTTCTCACAGACAAGGAAAACAATGACAGTATAATTTCAGAACTCAAGAAAGAGCTTGAAGAAACAAAGAGATTGCATGAGGCACACAGTCAGCAATTAGAGACTAAGGCTGCACAAGTAAGTAAGGAGTTGGAACAGAGGATAGAAGAAGTAAAGCTTATGTTAGACGATTCTACCAAGAGAAGAATAGAACTTGAGGAATTATCCGAAACTAGAATCCAATtctggaaaaagaaagaagtagTGATCAATCAATTTGTAAGTTTGCAAGTACAGAATGTTCAG GATTTGAAGCTATCTTCTGTTTCCGTTAGGCATGAAATCTTAAATTGTCAAAATAAGTGGTCTGAAGAACTAGCTGGCCTTG GAAAAAGCCTTAAGGTGGTAACAAATACTGCAGAAAAGTATCATGGAGCTCTTGCAGAAAACAGAAAATTGTTCAATGAGATCCAGGAACTAAAAG GAAACATCAGAGTATATTGTCGGATAAGACCTTTTCGACCTGGGGAGGATGACAAGTCCAGTTCAGTTGAATATATTGGGGACAATGGTGAACTAGTTCTATCAAACCCTACAAAACAAGGGAAGGAAGGGGGCAAAAATTTCACATTTAACAAAGTTTTTGGCCCTATCACTACACAAG ATGCTGTCTTCAAGGACATACAGCCACTAATTAGATCAGTTCTTGATGGCTACAATGTCTGCATTTTCGCATATGGCCAAACTGGATCAGGAAAAACATACACTATG ATGGGACCTGAAAAGGCAACTGAGAAGGAATGGGGAGTCAATTATAGGGCATTAAATGACCTTTTCAATATTTCTCATGACCGTAGAGACACAATCACTTACGAACTTGGTGTTCAGATGATTGAGATCTACAATGAGCAAATCCGTGATCTCCTTGGCAGTGGTGGCGTGCAGAAGAAA CTAGGGATCCAGAACACCATCCAACCCAATGGACTTGCTGTTCCTGATGCAACAATGTGTCCTGTCACCTCAACTTCTCATGTAATCGAGCTAATGCAAACAGGGCATGACAATAGAGCCATGAGTGCAACAGCTTTGAATGAGAGGAGTAGCAGGTCTCACAG CGTTGTGACCATTCATGTCCGAGGCCAAGATCTGAAGACTGGAAACACTTTGCGTGGCGCTCTACATCTTGTGGACCTTGCTGGAAGTGAGAGGGTGGACCGCTCTGCAGTTACAGGGGACAGGCTCAAAGAAGCACAGCACATCAACAAGTCTTTGGCTGCTCTTGGGGATGTTATATTTTCTTTATCACAAAAGAATGCTCATGTACCATACAGAAATAGCAAGCTCACACAAGTCCTGCAGACTTCACTGG GTGGGCATGCAAAAACCCTAATGTTTGTGCAGGTCAACCCAGATGTTTCATCTTACACAGAGACTTTAAGTACTCTGAAATTTGCGGAACGAGTGTCTGGGGTGGAACTTGGTGTTGCTAGGAGCAAtaaggaggggaaggagggaaaAGATGTCAAAGAATTAATGGATCAG CTTTCACTTCTGAAAGATACCATTTCAAAGAAGGACGAGGAAATCGACAGGCTTCAAGTACTCAATAGTAGCACCAGATTGAAGCCAACGAGACAAGCTGATTCCGTATTGAAGCATTCGTCCTCTTCCCCGGGCATTACATCCCTAGGGAAGGGCACAAGTGTTGGCAGTGGGGCAGCTTCTGATCTTGATAACTTCTCCGACACCAGTGACAGGCAATCTGAAGCTGGGTCCATGCTCTCCGTTGATCCTGAGATTTCTGGCCTTGCGGATGTCGACTCGGATGGAAGGTTAAGCGATGCTTCAGATGGTATTTCCATGGGTGCAGAAGCTGATAGTTCAGTAAGCAATGTAGCAGATCAAGAGCAAGAGAAAACATCCAACACTGCTGCGAAAGAGCGGTT GACTAGGGCGGTGAACCGTGTCCAGAAGCTTACATTGCCGAAAGCTGGCCAGTCATCAAGCTTGCGACCTAAACCAAGAGATCCTGCCCCAGCTAGATCTTCAG cagcaacaggtGTACGAAAAAGTTCAACTTCCCAGGCAACTCCTCCCCTTGCAAGAAATAATAGTACTTTGAAGAGAGGACCATAG
- the LOC127761230 gene encoding kinesin-like protein KIN-14D isoform X2, which produces MSSSNNAAAAVASPDPSRRREDVVGWLLALFPDLPLPPPPEATDEDLRAALATGRLLCALLRRLCPGALLDDASTDNVGRFRAAVERMGVAKFSASDLERGQMTAVVNCILALKDRFGLRGGDDHRNPGFLTRCDSEGGRKRVESKLQRMLTSPIMSEPSSPVLGSDPYSPSQVFQLKQGGYADQLGGKYSDLLKSTSLDNAPTQSLLGVFNSILDESIERKNGQIPYRIACLLRKVILEIERRISTQAGHIRNQNNLIKAREEKYQSRIRVLEVLAGGMEKDKFGDKGQLAVEDMERLMKYQDDVVRLMKENEDLVRLLREKEDMVRLLKEKEDMVRLLKEKEGMINLKTVKAEETQRIEDEEYRIIKEKDDALDRLVKEKEEMIRLLKEKDDVVRLMKEKEDLLNLEKGEVEGTTKMTDDNKDRLIKEKNDVVLRLTEEKEEMVRLLKEKEDIIRLMKEKEDMVYLEKGEVEDRKQMTDDIKDKLIKEKDDIVFRLTKEKEEIIKLLEEKEDIIILMKEKEDMVNLGKGEDEDRKQMADDNKDRLIKEKDDIVVRLTKEKEEIIKEKDDIVVRLTKEKEEIIKLLEEKEDIISLMKQKEDMFMSIKEKENKAELKKIADEDAARSIKDKAEIMRLMKEKEDGDNTILKLKKESETLRSSYEESCRLLESKKEDVARLLTDKENNDSIISELKKELEETKRLHEAHSQQLETKAAQVSKELEQRIEEVKLMLDDSTKRRIELEELSETRIQFWKKKEVVINQFVSLQVQNVQDLKLSSVSVRHEILNCQNKWSEELAGLGKSLKVVTNTAEKYHGALAENRKLFNEIQELKGNIRVYCRIRPFRPGEDDKSSSVEYIGDNGELVLSNPTKQGKEGGKNFTFNKVFGPITTQDAVFKDIQPLIRSVLDGYNVCIFAYGQTGSGKTYTMMGPEKATEKEWGVNYRALNDLFNISHDRRDTITYELGVQMIEIYNEQIRDLLGSGGVQKKLGIQNTIQPNGLAVPDATMCPVTSTSHVIELMQTGHDNRAMSATALNERSSRSHSVVTIHVRGQDLKTGNTLRGALHLVDLAGSERVDRSAVTGDRLKEAQHINKSLAALGDVIFSLSQKNAHVPYRNSKLTQVLQTSLGGHAKTLMFVQVNPDVSSYTETLSTLKFAERVSGVELGVARSNKEGKEGKDVKELMDQLSLLKDTISKKDEEIDRLQVLNSSTRLKPTRQADSVLKHSSSSPGITSLGKGTSVGSGAASDLDNFSDTSDRQSEAGSMLSVDPEISGLADVDSDGRLSDASDGISMGAEADSSVSNVADQEQEKTSNTAAKERLTRAVNRVQKLTLPKAGQSSSLRPKPRDPAPARSSATGVRKSSTSQATPPLARNNSTLKRGP; this is translated from the exons ATGTCCAGCAGCaacaatgccgccgccgccgtcgcctcgcctgaCCCAT cgaggcggcgggaggacgtCGTCGGGTGGTTGCTGGCGCTGTTCCCGgacctgccgctgccgcctccgccggaggCCACCGACGAGGacctccgcgccgcgctcgccacGGGGAGGCTGCTCTGCGCGCTGCTCCGGAGGCTCTGCCCGGGGGCCCTCCTCGACGACGCCTCCACCGACAACGTCGGCAGgttccgcgccgccgtcgagcggaTGGGCGTCGCCAAGTTCAGCGCCTCCGACCTCGAGAGG GGCCAAATGACGGCTGTTGTGAACTGCATCCTTGCCCTCAAGGATCGGTTCGGAttgcgcggcggcgatgaccaCCGGAACCCTGGTTTCCTGACCAGATGCGACAGCGAAGGGGGCCGGAAGCGCGTCGAATCCAAGCTGCAAAGGATGCTCACTAGCCCAATTATGTCAG AGCCATCCAGCCCTGTGTTAGGATCCGATCCGTATTCGCCGTCGCAGGTATTTCAGCTCAAGCAAGGAGGATATGCTGATCAGCTCGGTGGCAAATATTCAGACTTGCTGAAATCCACTAGCTTGGAT AATGCACCTACGCAGTCACTTCTGGGTGTTTTCAACAGCATCCTTGATGAGAGCATTGAGAGGAAGAATGGACAAATACCTTAT CGCATTGCTTGCTTGCTGAGGAAGGTCATACTAGAGATTGAGAGGCGCATTTCCACCCAGGCTGGGCATATACGGAAC CAAAATAACCTGATTAAAGCTCGCGAAGAGAAGTATCAGTCAAGGATAAGAGTGCTAGAGGTGTTAGCTGGTGGG ATGGAGAAAGACAAGTTTGGAGATAAAGGGCAACTAGCAGTGGAGGATATGGAAAGGTTAATGAAGTACCAGGATGATGTTGTTAGATTGATGAAAGAAAATGAGGATTTGGTGAGGTTGCTGAGAGAGAAGGAAGATATGGTTAGGTTGCTAAAGGAGAAAGAAGATATGGTTAGATTGCTGAAGGAGAAAGAAGGCATGATTAACTTGAAAACAGTCAAAGCTGAAGAAACACAACGAATAGAAGATGAAGAATATAGGATAATTAAGGAGAAGGATGATGCTTTAGATAGATTGGTGAAGGAAAAGGAAGAAATGATTCGGTTGTTGAAGGAGAAGGATGATGTAGTTAGACTAATGAAGGAGAAGGAAGATTTGCTTAACTTGGAAAAAGGTGAAGTTGAGGGTACAACTAAAATGACAGATGACAATAAAGACAGGTTGATTAAGGAGAAGAATGATGTTGTGCTTAGGTTGacagaggagaaggaagagatGGTTAGGTTACTAAAGGAGAAGGAAGATATAATTAGACTTATGAAGGAGAAGGAAGATATGGTTTACTTGGAAAAAGGGGAGGTTGAGGATAGAAAGCAAATGACAGATGACATTAAAGACAAATTGATTAAGGAGAAAGATGATATAGTGTTTAGGTTGACAAAGGAGAAGGAAGAGATAATTAAGTTGCTTGAAGAAAAGGAAGATATAATTATACTTATGAAGGAGAAGGAAGATATGGTTAACTTGGGAAAAGGTGAGGATGAGGACAGAAAGCAAATGGCAGATGACAATAAAGACAGGCTGATTAAGGAGAAAGATGATATAGTAGTTAGGTTAACAAAGGAGAAGGAAGAGATAATTAAGGAGAAAGATGATATAGTAGTTAGGTTAACAAAGGAGAAGGAAGAGATAATTAAGTTGCTTGAAGAAAAGGAAGATATAATTAGTTTGATGAAGCAGAAGGAAGACATGTTCATGTCTATCAAGGAGAAGGAAAATAAGGCTGAATTGAAGAAAATCGCGGATGAAGATGCAGCAAGGTCAATTAAGGATAAGGCTGAGATAATGAGGTTGATGAAGGAGAAAGAAGATGGTGACAATACCATTTTGAAACTTAAGAAGGAATCGGAAACATTAAGATCATCATACGAGGAGAGCTGCAGGTTGTTAGAATCTAAGAAGGAAGATGTGGCCAGGCTTCTCACAGACAAGGAAAACAATGACAGTATAATTTCAGAACTCAAGAAAGAGCTTGAAGAAACAAAGAGATTGCATGAGGCACACAGTCAGCAATTAGAGACTAAGGCTGCACAAGTAAGTAAGGAGTTGGAACAGAGGATAGAAGAAGTAAAGCTTATGTTAGACGATTCTACCAAGAGAAGAATAGAACTTGAGGAATTATCCGAAACTAGAATCCAATtctggaaaaagaaagaagtagTGATCAATCAATTTGTAAGTTTGCAAGTACAGAATGTTCAG GATTTGAAGCTATCTTCTGTTTCCGTTAGGCATGAAATCTTAAATTGTCAAAATAAGTGGTCTGAAGAACTAGCTGGCCTTG GAAAAAGCCTTAAGGTGGTAACAAATACTGCAGAAAAGTATCATGGAGCTCTTGCAGAAAACAGAAAATTGTTCAATGAGATCCAGGAACTAAAAG GAAACATCAGAGTATATTGTCGGATAAGACCTTTTCGACCTGGGGAGGATGACAAGTCCAGTTCAGTTGAATATATTGGGGACAATGGTGAACTAGTTCTATCAAACCCTACAAAACAAGGGAAGGAAGGGGGCAAAAATTTCACATTTAACAAAGTTTTTGGCCCTATCACTACACAAG ATGCTGTCTTCAAGGACATACAGCCACTAATTAGATCAGTTCTTGATGGCTACAATGTCTGCATTTTCGCATATGGCCAAACTGGATCAGGAAAAACATACACTATG ATGGGACCTGAAAAGGCAACTGAGAAGGAATGGGGAGTCAATTATAGGGCATTAAATGACCTTTTCAATATTTCTCATGACCGTAGAGACACAATCACTTACGAACTTGGTGTTCAGATGATTGAGATCTACAATGAGCAAATCCGTGATCTCCTTGGCAGTGGTGGCGTGCAGAAGAAA CTAGGGATCCAGAACACCATCCAACCCAATGGACTTGCTGTTCCTGATGCAACAATGTGTCCTGTCACCTCAACTTCTCATGTAATCGAGCTAATGCAAACAGGGCATGACAATAGAGCCATGAGTGCAACAGCTTTGAATGAGAGGAGTAGCAGGTCTCACAG CGTTGTGACCATTCATGTCCGAGGCCAAGATCTGAAGACTGGAAACACTTTGCGTGGCGCTCTACATCTTGTGGACCTTGCTGGAAGTGAGAGGGTGGACCGCTCTGCAGTTACAGGGGACAGGCTCAAAGAAGCACAGCACATCAACAAGTCTTTGGCTGCTCTTGGGGATGTTATATTTTCTTTATCACAAAAGAATGCTCATGTACCATACAGAAATAGCAAGCTCACACAAGTCCTGCAGACTTCACTGG GTGGGCATGCAAAAACCCTAATGTTTGTGCAGGTCAACCCAGATGTTTCATCTTACACAGAGACTTTAAGTACTCTGAAATTTGCGGAACGAGTGTCTGGGGTGGAACTTGGTGTTGCTAGGAGCAAtaaggaggggaaggagggaaaAGATGTCAAAGAATTAATGGATCAG CTTTCACTTCTGAAAGATACCATTTCAAAGAAGGACGAGGAAATCGACAGGCTTCAAGTACTCAATAGTAGCACCAGATTGAAGCCAACGAGACAAGCTGATTCCGTATTGAAGCATTCGTCCTCTTCCCCGGGCATTACATCCCTAGGGAAGGGCACAAGTGTTGGCAGTGGGGCAGCTTCTGATCTTGATAACTTCTCCGACACCAGTGACAGGCAATCTGAAGCTGGGTCCATGCTCTCCGTTGATCCTGAGATTTCTGGCCTTGCGGATGTCGACTCGGATGGAAGGTTAAGCGATGCTTCAGATGGTATTTCCATGGGTGCAGAAGCTGATAGTTCAGTAAGCAATGTAGCAGATCAAGAGCAAGAGAAAACATCCAACACTGCTGCGAAAGAGCGGTT GACTAGGGCGGTGAACCGTGTCCAGAAGCTTACATTGCCGAAAGCTGGCCAGTCATCAAGCTTGCGACCTAAACCAAGAGATCCTGCCCCAGCTAGATCTTCAG caacaggtGTACGAAAAAGTTCAACTTCCCAGGCAACTCCTCCCCTTGCAAGAAATAATAGTACTTTGAAGAGAGGACCATAG